The Mercurialis annua linkage group LG2, ddMerAnnu1.2, whole genome shotgun sequence genome contains a region encoding:
- the LOC126669942 gene encoding reticulon-like protein B5: protein MAEESVDGINPQDQLVDEIQSRDIKNDKHSSSSSSSSDSETDSHAILHSARKNRLFGRQKPLHLVLGGGKSADIILWRNKQSSGCVFGAATVIWLLFECAAYTLLTFLCHSLILSFSLLFLWSNLASFLNMSPPEFPKITVPEELLVTVLLWVRGEINRAFTTFRDVASGKDLKKFLLVISFLWIISVVSSWCNFLTLFYLVFLMMLTVPIMYEKNEDDVDTYAEKAWMEMSKQYAVLDEKVIQKIPVINSHRDQKKH, encoded by the exons ATGGCAGAGGAATCAGTAGATGGTATCAATCCTCAGGATCAGTTGGTTGATGAAATTCAGAGTCGGgatattaaaaatgataaacattCATCGTCGTCGTCTTCATCCTCTGATTCCGAAACTGATAGCCATGCGATCTTGCATTCCGCTCGCAAGAATCGTCTCTTCGGCCGCCAGAAACCTCTCCATTTGGTTCTTGGTGGTGGAAAAT CTGCTGACATTATACTATGGCGAAACAAGCAATCATCAGGCTGTGTATTTGGTGCAGCCACAGTGATCTGGCTGCTCTTTGAATGTGCTGCTTACACTTTGCTTACTTTTCTATGTCACTCTCTTATTCTCTCTTTTTCACTTCTCTTCCTATGGTCCAATTTAGCCTCCTTTCTCAATAT GTCCCCTCCGGAATTTCCTAAGATTACCGTGCCGGAGGAGCTGCTTGTAACTGTTCTTCTGTGGGTGAGAGGTGAAATAAACAGGGCATTTACAACATTTAGAGATGTAGCTTCAGGGAAGGATCTGAAAAAATTTCTGTTG GTTATTTCTTTCTTGTGGATCATCTCTGTTGTTAGCAGTTGGTGCAACTTTCTCACCCTTTTTTATCTAG TGTTTTTGATGATGCTGACAGTGCCAATTATGTATGAGAAGAATGAAGATGATGTTGATACATATGCTGAAAAGGCATGGATGGAAATGAGTAAGCAGTATGCAGTTTTGGATGAGAAGGTTATTCAGAAGATACCTGTAATCAATTCTCATAGGGATCAAAAGAAGCATTAG